From a single Bacteroidia bacterium genomic region:
- a CDS encoding DUF4065 domain-containing protein yields the protein MKKPHIGKEWVLKRQLAASEPFRKEVFEIWEHFYVHKETGEEISTTELDEINIRQVYNLYREKHHIPFPEEIRQIREQYGLSAAKMSEVLDLGANSFRNYENGEIPSLANAKLIRLAKAPQNFLNFVNEKRELFSPAAFDKLIRQIDTLMGKDKLDTVVEYIWNFHMEANEYTGYTRPDFKKVAHFVLFFAEKVRPLKTRMNKLMFYCDFFNFQRTGISISGCNYRAIPFGPVPSHFHELFGVLEAEKFISIEEEMFDHGGTGERFVATAPFDPSLFTTDELETMEQVVKAFEDVRTRKLIELSHKEAGWVENQEKRELISYQKYAFKLNEFPEEE from the coding sequence ATGAAAAAGCCGCATATCGGGAAGGAATGGGTACTGAAAAGACAATTGGCAGCATCTGAGCCTTTCAGGAAAGAGGTGTTTGAAATCTGGGAACATTTTTATGTGCATAAGGAAACCGGTGAAGAGATTTCAACGACAGAACTTGACGAGATCAATATCCGGCAGGTATATAATCTCTACCGGGAAAAACATCATATTCCCTTCCCGGAAGAAATCAGACAAATTCGTGAACAGTACGGGTTGTCTGCTGCAAAAATGTCTGAAGTACTGGATCTCGGTGCCAATAGCTTCCGCAATTATGAAAATGGAGAAATCCCCAGCCTCGCCAATGCAAAACTCATTCGCCTGGCCAAAGCTCCGCAAAATTTTCTCAATTTTGTCAATGAAAAACGTGAACTCTTTTCTCCTGCTGCGTTTGACAAATTGATCAGACAGATTGATACCCTGATGGGTAAAGATAAACTGGATACGGTGGTGGAATATATCTGGAACTTCCACATGGAGGCCAATGAATATACTGGCTATACCCGGCCTGATTTTAAAAAGGTCGCCCATTTTGTCCTGTTTTTTGCAGAAAAAGTTCGCCCGCTAAAAACACGCATGAATAAGCTGATGTTTTACTGCGATTTTTTCAACTTCCAGCGAACGGGCATCTCAATATCGGGCTGCAATTACCGCGCGATTCCCTTTGGCCCTGTACCTTCACATTTCCATGAGTTGTTTGGCGTATTGGAAGCCGAAAAATTTATTTCTATTGAAGAGGAAATGTTTGATCACGGAGGCACAGGCGAGCGGTTTGTTGCTACTGCCCCCTTCGATCCCAGTCTCTTTACAACCGACGAGCTGGAGACAATGGAGCAGGTTGTGAAGGCCTTTGAAGATGTGCGTACCCGAAAGCTGATTGAACTTAGCCACAAAGAGGCTGGTTGGGTTGAAAATCAGGAAAAAAGAGAATTGATCAGCTATCAGAAATATGCTTTTAAATTGAATGAGTTTCCCGAAGAGGAATAA
- a CDS encoding toxin, translating into METRNIPNLEEIDYFLYGFRALKKKFGMIIYDRRKNFKALLDLEITAEEREHILDNLSARDYYKGPKPDGVRIGAMYWEFGTMVNGTEVYIKISKGLGNQAVACFSFHPAERKIKYPYK; encoded by the coding sequence GTGGAAACTCGTAACATACCCAATCTGGAAGAGATCGATTACTTTCTCTACGGCTTTCGGGCGTTGAAGAAAAAGTTTGGGATGATCATCTACGATCGTCGTAAAAATTTCAAAGCGCTGCTGGACCTGGAGATAACTGCTGAGGAGAGAGAACATATTCTCGACAACCTCTCAGCAAGAGATTACTACAAGGGCCCTAAGCCCGACGGAGTAAGGATCGGCGCCATGTATTGGGAGTTTGGTACGATGGTAAACGGAACGGAAGTCTATATCAAAATTTCCAAAGGATTGGGCAATCAGGCAGTGGCTTGTTTCTCTTTTCATCCGGCGGAAAGGAAAATTAAATATCCATATAAGTAG